From a single Nakaseomyces glabratus chromosome H, complete sequence genomic region:
- the IQG1 gene encoding Iqg1p (CAGL0H00891g~Ortholog(s) have actin binding, calmodulin binding activity) codes for MTDSNSFLQRYVDLVNTNESPVSPLGLKSSSKTNLLSPSPVKSKLSSPVSLSMADKENQGYKKSFDLPQTPTKSQSVSKAFTADELRYYEFLCRVHEVKVWIESVISEELPSVTELATGDVMRDGVFLAKVTNKINPALAPSVFPAGDKLQFKHTQNINAFFSLVEHVGVPDSFRFELQDLYNKKDLPHVFETLHIMISIINKKWPGTTPDIKNVSGTMVCTKEDIQVCRRAWPRIKDFGSLANTSAVPSPKKVDIPKSEGLIQDFSSSITKDKKVNTMEQQPKTPIKPKAEGRPTYISSFKTPVSKVLDTSKTDEYMSLKDGPSAANIFAKTPSLSYSPSKMTSFSYYSPSISKYLTFDTDFYMRRSQYRDSELSHYSTYKYSPSRYSPTRKTRMNEEEFLDCVMKIQAMTKGVNIRYQIYLQNQLLSLFKEDVVGLQSLIRANSLRKMKGTKSHKWRSIEKSVDFVSLTSLIRGNRIRDKLDKKRIAVNRKESSIILFQSICHGILARRNATVLSSYVKNNTTIVTIMQGLLRGKLARNVVSHTSKDLHANIPCLTDIQATVRSILVRQCIDNRRKAFFAPSISSSLEAFQTVGRSLLQRREIQRINIELSESHKLIALLKGHSVRRRIGRCQTDLSSELEPAIGFQALVRGILVRYTLDLVDDIVEYHQIEVLQSLIRGALQRGAIKENTHHYRKNISHIIQIQSHIRMFQMKTAYQELMTYPNPSLWSVKKFVHLLNNRKSIESIQDEVETYQASLDSENMKKTKVLREIKHQLDLLDVLERQNLAKGINHGTFSKIKSKVPNSNYPGFEGLFYLLQVDPSYWKLMAAKEKEFSMRNIYSTFTTTNKKMEERERRLFMKLVSELLQQDIQECTSVGEFMAFSSPSWKLLLDEFIEKEYSEAFELFVPVLSFLGNRETDFTSDPYVLYEKFYSEAPSSQPIENQRVKNEFIKNLRNIWHAIEMIAEIFSRKTNEIPVELRYICTKTLCYFADKNICEEEALKAISMVLIESFIEHFMVNFQKFGFDQYNDENINDKIKVVIESLRIVFLQTSFDGYHKPLNQYSGEIRPHIKNLLYNLLVDLEYEQVGYAEIYNDMVSTSPVLELLSSKVIEVAQMFSDYSEDFTDLDPIQDVLKTMDFKLMSNNSGRVTLELDSSSYRFLTGDDGIRKVYDQVKRAFVIMIQVEDVETNLYDLSVSSVLPQDEPVFQELLRNNIGLEKDSFVSKLTPRTYFTLKNETLRNIQELTTAKVICMKDNKLQNFLNDIANTIKNPDYALHFVEKEVEMTNRTLVEIQNVNHKLESELRNMRSFVSSTISDIQKTSDFTPHHKGALGNLKSAYKKVQNKDSKLDGLKYKWNARQLYEKGILKRIQGENLGKHSVKVFGSSGPKFPDINFRISTTNGSRFGIQMTDKRKGPEHKHMDITDFFEFRDLLEKQAKNPKGTITLLNRKVDLNVAELLKLVTTAFYYRQSI; via the coding sequence ATGACTGATAGCAACTCGTTCTTGCAGCGGTATGTTGATCTGGTCAATACAAATGAATCTCCTGTATCGCCATTAGGGCTAAAATCCTCTTCCAAAACCAACTTACTCTCCCCATCCCCAGTTAAGTCAAAACTATCATCCCCAGTATCTTTAAGTATGGCCGACAAAGAGAACCAGGGTTACAAGAAATCATTTGATCTGCCCCAGACACCAACCAAGAGTCAGTCTGTCTCTAAAGCATTTACTGCAGATGAGTTAAGGTACTACGAGTTCCTTTGCAGAGTTCATGAAGTCAAAGTCTGGATCGAATCTGTTATCTCAGAAGAATTACCTTCCGTTACAGAGCTTGCAACAGGTGATGTTATGAGAGATGGTGTTTTTTTGGCAAAGGTTACCAACAAGATCAACCCGGCACTTGCTCCATCCGTGTTCCCAGCAGGTGATAAACTACAATTCAAGCATACTCAGAACATTAACGCATTCTTCAGTTTGGTTGAGCATGTTGGTGTTCCAGATTCTTTTAGGTTTGAGCTACAAGATCTGTATAACAAAAAGGACTTGCCTCATGTATTCGAAACACTACACATCATGATTAGCATAATTAACAAGAAATGGCCAGGAACCACGCCAGATATTAAGAATGTATCTGGAACGATGGTTTGtacaaaagaagatattcaaGTCTGTAGAAGAGCATGGCCAAGAATAAAGGACTTTGGATCACTAGCTAACACTAGCGCTGTACCTAGTCCTAAAAAAGTTGACATTCCAAAATCCGAAGGACTAATTCAGGATTTTAGTTCTTCTATCACAAAGGATAAAAAAGTCAACACTATGGAACAACAACCTAAAACACCTATTAAACCGAAGGCTGAGGGTAGACCTACttatatttcttcatttaaAACACCTGTATCTAAGGTTTTAGACACATCAAAGACAGATGAATATATGAGCTTAAAAGATGGTCCCTCGGCTGCAAATATATTTGCGAAAACCCCAAGTTTATCATACTCTCCTTCGAAAATGACTAGTTTCTCCTATTATTCTCCATCAATTTCCAAATACCTTACATTTGACACAGATTTCTATATGCGTAGAAGTCAGTATCGCGATAGTGAATTGAGTCATTATTCTACTTATAAATACTCTCCATCTAGGTATTCACCTACCAGGAAAACAAGAAtgaatgaagaagaattccTCGATTGCGTTATGAAAATTCAAGCTATGACTAAAGGTGTTAATATAAGATACCAGATCTACTTACAGAACCAGCTTTTGTCTCTATTTAAAGAAGATGTGGTTGGGCTACAGTCTCTAATAAGGGCTAATTCATTGAGAAAGATGAAAGGAACAAAATCGCATAAATGGAGGTCAATTGAGAAGTCAGTTGATTTTGTATCTCTAACCTCACTTATTAGAGGAAATAGAATTAGGGATAAACTTGATAAAAAGCGGATTGCAGTGAACAGAAAGGAGTCTAGTATTATTCTGTTTCAAAGCATATGCCATGGCATACTTGCTAGGCGAAATGCGACAGTCCTCTCCAGTTACGTGAAAAACAATACAACAATAGTCACAATAATGCAGGGCTTACTGAGAGGTAAATTGGCTAGAAACGTGGTCTCACATACATCAAAAGATCTGCACGCTAACATCCCCTGCTTAACTGATATACAAGCCACAGTCAGGAGCATATTAGTGAGGCAATGTATTGAtaatagaagaaaagcaTTCTTTGCTCCATCAATTTCCTCAAGTTTGGAAGCCTTCCAAACTGTTGGGAGGTCTTTATTGCAGAGAAGGgaaattcaaagaataaataTTGAGTTATCTGAGTCTCATAAATTAATCGCTTTATTAAAAGGACACTCCGTCAGAAGAAGGATTGGCCGGTGCCAGACTGATCTCTCTTCTGAACTTGAACCAGCAATAGGTTTTCAAGCCTTAGTTCGTGGTATTCTGGTTAGGTATACTTTGGACTTGGTTGATGATATAGTtgaatatcatcaaatagAAGTACTTCAATCTTTAATTAGAGGTGCCCTTCAAAGAGGTGCTATTAAGGAGAATACTCATCACTACCGAAAAAACATTTCTCATATAATACAGATCCAGAGCCATATTCGTATGTTCCAAATGAAGACTGCGTACCAAGAACTAATGACATACCCAAACCCATCGCTGTGGTCAgttaaaaaatttgttcaCCTTCTGAATAACAGGAAATCGATTGAATCCATACAAGATGAAGTGGAGACTTACCAAGCTTCACTGGATTCCGAgaatatgaagaagacCAAAGTATTGAGAGAAATAAAGCACCAACTGGATTTGTTAGACGTTTTAGAAAGACAAAATTTAGCTAAAGGAATCAATCATGGTACATTCTCAAAAATCAAGTCTAAAGTTCCTAACTCTAATTATCCTGGGTTTGAGGGTTTGTTCTACTTGTTACAGGTTGATCCGTCTTACTGGAAGCTAATGGCAGCTAAAGAGAAAGAATTCTCGATGAGAAATATCTATTCTACCTTTACTACAACGAATAAAAAGATGGAAGAGAGAGAGCGGCGATTATTTATGAAGCTTGTATCTGAACTACTCCAACAAGATATACAAGAATGCACATCAGTAGGAGAATTTATGGCGTTCTCTTCACCTTCCTGGAAATTATTACTTGATGAATTCATAGAGAAAGAGTACTCGGAAGCATTCGAACTTTTTGTACCTGTTTTGTCTTTTCTTGGGAATCGTGAAACAGATTTTACAAGCGACCCTTACGTATTATATGAAAAGTTTTACTCAGAAGCTCCCAGTAGTCAGCCAATTGAAAATCAAAGGGTAAAAAATGAGTTTATTAAGAATTTGAGGAATATTTGGCATGCCATTGAGATGATTGCAGAAATATTTTCTCGTAAAACCAATGAAATACCAGTTGAATTAAGATATATTTGTACCAAGACACTGTGTTATTTCGctgataaaaatatttgtgAGGAGGAAGCTTTAAAAGCAATCTCAATGGTATTAATTGAAAGCTTTATTGAACATTTCATGGTtaatttccaaaaattcGGCTTTGATCAATACAATGATGAAAACATCAATGATAAAATTAAGGTCGTAATTGAGTCGCTGAGAATAGTCTTCCTCCAAACCTCTTTCGATGGATATCACAAGCCATTGAATCAATATAGTGGAGAAATAAGACCTCATATCAAGAATCTCCTATATAATCTACTGGTTGATTTAGAATATGAGCAAGTTGGGTATGCTGAGATCTATAATGACATGGTTTCAACAAGCCCTGTCCTAGAGCTTTTATCTTCAAAAGTAATTGAAGTTGCACAAATGTTTAGTGATTATTCTGAGGATTTTACTGATTTGGATCCAATTCAGGATGTCTTGAAAACTATGGACTTTAAACTAATGAGCAATAATTCTGGTAGAGTTACATTAGAGCTTGACTCATCTTCGTACAGATTTTTAACTGGGGATGATGGCATTAGGAAAGTGTACGATCAAGTCAAGAGAGCATTTGTCATCATGATTCAAGTGGAAGATGTTGAGACAAATCTGTATGACCTTTCTGTTAGTAGTGTTTTACCTCAGGATGAACCTGTTTTTCAAGAGTTGCTAAGAAATAATATAGGATTGGAGAAGGATTCGTTTGTCTCAAAACTTACCCCGAGAACATACTTCACGTTGAAGAATGAAACCTTGAGAAATATTCAAGAGTTGACAACAGCAAAAGTTATCTGTATGAAGGACAATAAGCTCcaaaatttcttgaatgaTATCGCtaatacaataaaaaatccTGATTATGCGCTACATTTCGTGgaaaaagaagttgaaatgACAAATAGAACTCTGGTTGAAATACAAAATGTAAATCATAAGTTGGAAAGTGAACTAAGGAATATGAGGAGCTTTGTATCGTCTACTATTTCTGATATTCAAAAAACCTCAGATTTTACACCTCACCATAAAGGTGCATTGGGCAATCTAAAAAGTGCTTACAAAAAAGTTCAAAATAAGGATAGCAAACTGGACGGTCTAAAGTATAAATGGAATGCTAGACAACTATATGAGAAAGGCATTTTGAAGAGGATCCAGGGAGAAAACCTCGGGAAACAT
- the CIN2 gene encoding GTPase-activating protein CIN2 (CAGL0H00913g~Ortholog(s) have GTPase activator activity and role in protein folding, tubulin complex assembly): protein MDIAQQLRRLEDTAEEAQEQWLAELDCAYAQFNERIADLTKYDREKCKRRFDALFAWRNSGGGSGGGSGQGPHGQRLRFRFKHTPRLKTSTEAPAGDPAARSTPPLQHVDAVLELSEMQMKRVFNLDRLDRCVVLYDGASNDAMSAFSMAHARNTVVSLNVPQMLGSIFVTDCEHTTLLIRLRFGEKVQIRLHNLVNCQIQVEPADNTASAQTVIIEDCDEVTFHSTAQDLIAIRNFNVFKAHTDKPPYKWGPPLPDQDQDPIKLREAYIAAERGIVM, encoded by the coding sequence ATGGACATCGCACAGCAGCTGCGGCGGCTCGAGGACACAGCCGAGGAAGCGCAGGAGCAATGGCTAGCGGAGCTGGACTGCGCGTACGCACAGTTCAACGAACGCATCGCAGACCTGACCAAGTACGACCGGGAGAAGTGCAAGCGGCGGTTCGACGCGCTGTTCGCATGGAGGAACTCCGGCGGGGGCTCCGGCGGGGGCTCGGGACAGGGCCCACACGGGCAGCGCCTCAGGTTCAGGTTCAAGCACACACCGAGGTTGAAGACAAGCACCGAGGCACCGGCGGGTGACCCTGCCGCAAGGTCCACGCCACCGTTGCAGCATGTAGACGCAGTACTGGAGCTCAGCGAGATGCAGATGAAGCGGGTATTCAACCTGGACAGACTCGACAGGTGCGTGGTGCTCTACGATGGTGCCAGCAACGACGCCATGTCGGCATTCTCAATGGCACATGCAAGAAACACAGTGGTATCGCTCAACGTACCGCAGATGCTAGGAAGCATCTTTGTTACAGACTGTGAGCACACTACGCTGTTGATAAGGCTGAGGTTCGGAGAGAAAGTGCAGATAAGACTGCATAACTTGGTCAATTGCCAAATACAGGTGGAGCCCGCAGATAACACAGCCAGCGCTCAGACAGTGATTATTGAGGACTGCGACGAAGTAACTTTCCACTCGACTGCACAGGACTTGATCGCTATCAGGAACTTTAATGTGTTCAAAGCCCATACAGATAAACCGCCTTATAAATGGGGCCCACCATTACCCGACCAGGACCAGGACCCCATAAAGCTCAGGGAAGCATACATCGCTGCCGAAAGGGGCATAGTAATGTAA
- the YAR1 gene encoding Yar1p (CAGL0H00935g~Ortholog(s) have unfolded protein binding activity) — MSLHEKPLEQEDQDAVILDARAGDLESLQEIFTTLIHPKLLATCVSSDNGSTALHMAAANGHLEVVKYIMEQVKQSADAGAVGRYVNLQNKTGNTALHWATLNGKLDVVQYLCDECDADPFVKNEFGHDPIFEAENNGKEEVENYFLKKFDVEPESESESEDDVKVSHGTEIEQVTKEATEVLAKQTESLQLE, encoded by the coding sequence ATGTCGTTGCATGAAAAGCCGCTAGAGCAGGAGGACCAGGACGCCGTTATTCTCGATGCCAGGGCTGGTGATCTGGAGTCGCTGCAGGAGATATTCACTACGCTGATACATCCGAAGCTGTTGGCTACGTGTGTGAGCTCTGACAACGGGTCTACTGCGCTGCACATGGCAGCTGCGAACGGGCACTTGGAAGTGGTGAAGTACATAATGGAGCAGGTGAAGCAGAGTGCGGATGCTGGCGCTGTGGGGCGGTATGTGAACCTGCAGAACAAGACCGGGAACACGGCGCTGCACTGGGCTACGCTGAACGGCAAGCTGGATGTTGTTCAGTACCTGTGTGACGAGTGCGATGCCGACCCGTTTGTGAAGAACGAGTTCGGACACGACCCGATCTTTGAAGCGGAGAACAACGGCAAGGAGGAAGTGGAGAACTacttcttgaagaagtttgACGTGGAGCCCGAGTCTGAGTCTGAGTCTGAGGACGACGTCAAAGTATCCCACGGTACAGAGATCGAGCAAGTCACCAAGGAGGCCACAGAAGTGCTCGCCAAGCAGACAGAGTCGCTGCAACTGGAGTAG
- the SUI3 gene encoding translation initiation factor eIF2 subunit beta (CAGL0H00957g~Ortholog(s) have mRNA binding, translation initiation factor activity, translation initiation factor binding activity and role in formation of translation preinitiation complex), producing MSDIEVKKVVDDPFAGLKKKKKKSKSVKEEEVGADEVTEALSELTLKKKKKKSKEVTDEFEKELAKAGLTGESNSKESSVGQESSIQQNVGLPYPELLSRFFNILRENNPELAGDRSGPKFRIPPPVCLRDGKKTIFSNIEEISEKLQRSTEHLIQYLFAELGTSGSVDGQKRLVIKGKFQSKQMENVLRRYILEYVTCKTCKSINTELKKEQSNRLFFMVCKSCGSTRSVSSIKTGFQATVGKRRKM from the coding sequence ATGAGTGATATTGAAGTGAAGAAGGTTGTTGACGATCCATTTGCCgggttgaagaagaagaagaagaagagcaagagCGTGAAGGAGGAGGAAGTTGGAGCTGACGAGGTTACTGAGGCGCTTAGTGAGCTtactttgaagaagaagaagaagaagtcgAAGGAGGTTACTGATGAGTTTGAGAAGGAGCTGGCCAAGGCCGGTCTTACAGGCGAGAGCAATAGCAAGGAGTCTTCGGTGGGCCAGGAGTCCTCTATACAGCAGAACGTCGGTCTGCCATACCCTGAGTTGCTGTCCAGgtttttcaatattctaAGGGAGAACAACCCAGAGTTGGCTGGCGACAGAAGCGGTCCTAAGTTCAGAATCCCTCCTCCAGTCTGTTTGCGTGACGGTAAGAAGACTATTTTCTCTAACATCGAAGAAATCTCCGAAAAGCTGCAGAGATCCACAGAGCACTTGATCCAGTACCTGTTTGCTGAATTGGGTACTTCTGGTTCCGTCGACGGTCAAAAGAGACTGGTCATCAAGGGTAAGTTCCAGTCCAAGCAGATGGAAAACGTGCTAAGAAGATACATTCTGGAATACGTGACATGTAAGACTTGTAAGAGTATCAACACAGAGCTAAAGAAGGAACAATCCAACAGATTGTTCTTCATGGTTTGTAAGAGTTGTGGTTCCACCAGATCCGTCTCTTCCATTAAGACAGGTTTCCAAGCCACTGTCGGtaagagaagaaagatgtAA
- the ENV7 gene encoding putative serine/threonine protein kinase ENV7 (CAGL0H00979g~Ortholog(s) have protein kinase activity and role in protein phosphorylation, regulation of vacuole fusion, non-autophagic, vacuolar protein processing) — MLWQWLSGPLSVLCCGFCPDFSNTFLLVNGRKYSIVRLLKEDDMSFLYLVRLEDGMPLLSAAASGDDDDGYESVNTYTLKRIRCPIGNISNVSDAMREIDNYKRFQSPYVVSSVDSQVIQELDGAKTIYIVFPHYPLGSLQDSIDDRILDGTFVSESECIRIMCGIARGLLCLHDSSSAPRGVRTLTTGVDEGASDNVNTDFNLSDNLGDDRDKISASYTDEAGLSMDEHLLELDSISTTSVVPVSYSHKMLSPSNIIFSSNGLPIISELGSCSKADVEIKTAKQLNRLREWVDDNFNSYMAPEFLDLKTNSKLSTKVDVWSFGCICYALLFGMNPFEREEQLYGASIKYAISTGKFSFPSQSRYSDSILDIIRSCLQVDPSERPSVSIVLNNLQQLQS; from the coding sequence ATGCTGTGGCAATGGTTAAGCGGGCCGCTGTCTGTGCTGTGCTGCGGGTTTTGCCCCGATTTCTCTAACACTTTTTTGCTGGTTAATGGACGGAAGTATTCGATAGTGAGGTTGCTGAAGGAGGATGACATGTCCTTCCTGTATCTGGTACGGCTAGAAGATGGCATGCCTCTGTTAAGTGCTGCTGCAAGTGGGGACGATGACGATGGATATGAGAGTGTGAATACGTACACTCTTAAGCGGATACGGTGTCCCATCGGGAATATTAGCAATGTCTCCGATGCTATGCGGGAGATAGACAACTATAAAAGATTCCAAAGCCCATACGTGGTATCTAGCGTTGACTCACAGGTGATACAAGAACTGGACGGAGCAAAGACGATATATATAGTGTTTCCACACTACCCATTGGGTTCGCTGCAGGACTCGATCGACGACAGAATACTGGATGGCACATTTGTCTCTGAAAGTGAATGCATTCGCATAATGTGTGGTATCGCTCGCGGTTTGCTGTGCTTGCATGATTCTAGCAGTGCCCCTAGAGGGGTAAGGACATTGACGACAGGAGTTGATGAAGGGGCTTCCGATAACGTAAACACGGACTTCAATTTATCAGATAACTTGGGAGATGACAGGGATAAGATTTCTGCTTCTTACACGGATGAAGCAGGTTTGTCCATGGATGAACATCTTCTTGAACTGGACTCTATATCTACTACTTCAGTTGTGCCTGTTTCCTACAGTCATAAGATGTTATCTCCATCgaatattatattctcCTCGAATGGGTTACCAATTATTTCAGAATTGGGTTCTTGTTCGAAGGCTGATGTTGAAATCAAAACTGCGAAGCAGTTAAATCGATTAAGAGAATGGGTAGATGATAATTTTAATAGCTATATGGCGCCCGAGTTTCTAGACCTTAAGACCAACTCGAAATTGAGCACGAAAGTAGATGTTTGGTCATTCGGTTGTATCTGTTATGCACTTTTGTTTGGTATGAACCCttttgaaagagaagagCAATTATATGGTGCGTCGATAAAATATGCTATATCCACCGGCAAGTTCAGTTTCCCTTCACAATCGCGTTACTCTGATAGCATATTGGATATTATAAGATCATGTCTGCAAGTGGATCCTTCTGAAAGGCCATCTGTTAGCATTGTACTCAACAACTTGCAGCAATTGCAAAGTTAG
- the RVB2 gene encoding RuvB family ATP-dependent DNA helicase reptin (CAGL0H01001g~Ortholog(s) have ATP-dependent 3'-5' DNA helicase activity, ATP-dependent 5'-3' DNA helicase activity): MSIQTSDPNDPNGSLKSLSLIAAHSHITGLGLDDNLQPRASSEGMVGQLQARRAAGVILRMIQNGSIAGRAILVAGPPSTGKTALAMGLSQSLGKDVPFTAITGSEIFSLELSKTEALTQAFRKSIGIKIKEETELIEGEVVEIQIDRSITGGHKQGKLTIKTTDMETIYELGNKMIDGLTKEKVLAGDVISIDKASGKITKLGRSFARSRDYDAMGYDTKFVQCPEGELQKRKTVVHTVSLHEIDVINSRTQGFLALFTGDTGEIRSEVRDQINTKVAEWKEEGKAEIVPGVLFIDEVHMLDIECFSFINRALEDEFAPIIMMATNRGISKTRGTNYKSPHGLPLDLLDRSIIITTSNYNEEEIKTILTIRAQEEEVELSPDALDLLTKTGGETSLRYSSNLISVAQQIALKRKSNTVEVADVKKAYLLFLDSSRSVKFVQENQDQYIDDNGKVIISTSGEMTQPADGEAMDTTE; this comes from the coding sequence ATGTCTATTCAAACCAGCGATCCTAACGACCCGAACGGGTCCCTGAAGTCGCTTTCATTGATTGCAGCACACTCACACATCACAGGTCTTGGTCTGGATGACAACTTACAGCCCCGTGCCTCTTCTGAGGGAATGGTTGGCCAATTACAGGCCAGAAGAGCCGCCGGTGTTATATTGAGGATGATTCAGAATGGCTCCATTGCTGGGAGAGCAATCCTAGTCGCGGGCCCACCTTCCACTGGTAAGACTGCGCTCGCTATGGGTCTATCGCAGTCTCTGGGTAAAGATGTGCCATTCACAGCTATTACTGGTTCTGAGATATTTTCCTTGGAGTTGAGCAAGACTGAGGCGTTGACACAGGCCTTCAGAAAGTCCATTGGTATCAAGATCAAGGAAGAGACAGAGTTGATTGAGGGTGAAGTTGTCGAAATTCAAATAGACAGATCTATAACCGGGGGTCACAAGCAAGGTAAGCTGACCATCAAGACGACAGACATGGAGACTATCTATGAACTAGGTAATAAGATGATTGATGGACTCACCAAGGAGAAGGTTCTAGCTGGTGATGTGATCTCTATAGACAAAGCCAGTGGTAAGATCACTAAACTGGGAAGATCATTTGCAAGATCAAGAGATTACGATGCAATGGGCTACGATACAAAATTCGTTCAATGCCCAGAAGGTGAGCtacaaaagagaaagacTGTGGTACATACAGTTTCCTTACATGAAATTGATGTTATCAACAGCAGAACACAAGGTTTCCTAGCTTTATTTACTGGTGATACAGGTGAAATCAGATCAGAAGTTAGAGATCAAATCAACACGAAAGTTGCCGAGTGGAAGGAAGAAGGCAAAGCAGAGATTGTTCCAGGTGTTCTGTTCATCGATGAAGTCCACATGCTTGACATTGAATGTTTCTCATTTATTAACAGAGCCCTTGAAGACGAGTTTGCTCCAATCATAATGATGGCTACCAACAGAGGTATTTCCAAGACAAGAGGAACTAACTACAAGTCTCCACATGGTCTACCACTTGATCTACTAGATAGGTCAATTATAATAACCACTTCCAATTATAACGAGGAGGAAATCAAGACGATTTTGACCATTAGAgcacaagaagaagaagtggAACTTTCACCAGATGCACTTGACCTGCTAACCAAGACAGGAGGTGAAACCAGTCTACGTTACAGCAGCAACCTGATATCGGTTGCTCAACAGATAGCTTTAAAGAGAAAGAGCAACACCGTCGAAGTTGCTGATGTTAAGAAGGCATATCTACTTTTCTTGGACAGCTCACGTTCTGTGAAGTTTGTTCAAGAAAACCAAGATCAAtatattgatgataatgGTAAAGTTATCATCTCTACTAGTGGGGAAATGACACAACCAGCGGATGGTGAGGCGATGGACACTACCGAATAG
- the RNH202 gene encoding Rnh202p (CAGL0H01023g~Ortholog(s) have RNA-DNA hybrid ribonuclease activity, role in RNA catabolic process and nucleus, ribonuclease H2 complex localization): MTIEDEQKRVGIEGICLLPSEIKLLSEAYFFELPASSNNESSSTTKLLKYGTEIYQVTDYCFGKGRKYEKVKDEINDRYHYDEEGKPLRSAIHVNSEDKTNYTVLPNANIKYFSKYDLTYNLIGFKFKDCVTGKESEYFKPTHKETTKKDDDRYLTLRDHQDMLIDNGHANWSQIPSPTLEHCLSNISDQIEEAGDKYYKITLDKILNYLKLKIVNIVENFPNSISVPPSLDKNDLNAFKIFIASNILVSLVPKIIFVSLQDDDIPIEKYDISVKQAFHDIEVFYKTSTDKDAEQKILLEAATNVGMPGDSGPRQMDKKPKKVVPKKPKVAVGRGAIDGFFKKK; encoded by the coding sequence ATGACAATTGAAGATGAGCAGAAGAGGGTAGGTATCGAAGGTATCTGTTTGTTACCAAGTGAGATCAAACTGCTGAGTGAAgcatatttctttgaattgCCAGCATCTTCAAACAACGAATCCAGCTCCACAACCAAACTACTAAAATATGGAACGGAAATATATCAAGTCACTGACTATTGCTTTGGTAAAGGTAGGAAATACGAGAAAGTTAAGGATGAGATCAACGACCGTTATCATTACGACGAAGAAGGCAAACCTTTGAGGTCTGCTATACATGTTAATTCAGAGGACAAGACAAATTATACAGTCCTACCCAACgcaaatataaaatatttctcAAAGTATGATTTGACCTATAACTTGATCGGTTTCAAATTCAAGGACTGCGTTACTGGAAAAGAATCGGAATACTTTAAGCCAACACATAAGGAAACTACAAAGAAGGATGATGATAGATATTTAACACTACGTGACCATCAAGATATGTTGATTGATAATGGGCATGCAAACTGGAGCCAAATACCTTCACCTACACTAGAACATTGCTTGTCAAATATCTCCGACCAAATAGAAGAAGCCGGAGACAAATATTATAAGATAACGCTTGACAAAATTCTAAATTACCTAAAACTCAAGATAGTTAATATTGTGGAGAACTTTCCAAACAGTATTTCTGTACCGCCAAGCTTAGATAAAAACGATTTGAATgctttcaaaatttttatcGCTTCAAATATTCTAGTCTCTCTTGTaccaaaaataatatttgtttctttacAGGACGACGACATCCcaatagaaaaatatgaCATTTCTGTTAAGCAGGCTTTCCATGACATAGAAGTATTCTATAAGACTTCGACAGACAAAGATGCTGAACAAAAGATACTGCTTGAAGCTGCCACAAACGTTGGTATGCCAGGCGACTCTGGTCCCAGGCAAATGGATAAAAAACCCAAAAAGGTTGTACCCAAAAAGCCAAAGGTTGCTGTCGGAAGAGGTGCTATAGACGGTTTTTTTAAGAAGAAGTAA